From Novosphingobium decolorationis, one genomic window encodes:
- a CDS encoding NADH:ubiquinone oxidoreductase subunit NDUFA12, producing the protein MGILSKIFTWWDGATIGTSLWSSRNGEHVGTDAQGNKYYRAKKAKTTEGYERRWVIYAGANDASRVPSEWHGWLHHSYDDVPESHLPPARIWEADYTPNATGTVAAYRPQGALERGGRRAAATGDYEAWSPDA; encoded by the coding sequence ATGGGAATCCTGTCCAAGATCTTCACCTGGTGGGACGGCGCCACCATCGGCACCTCGCTCTGGTCCTCGCGTAATGGCGAGCACGTGGGCACTGACGCGCAAGGTAACAAGTATTACCGTGCGAAGAAGGCCAAGACCACCGAGGGATACGAGCGGCGCTGGGTGATCTACGCCGGTGCGAACGACGCAAGCCGCGTGCCCTCGGAATGGCATGGCTGGCTGCACCACTCCTACGACGACGTGCCGGAAAGCCACCTGCCGCCCGCGCGCATCTGGGAAGCGGACTACACCCCCAACGCAACCGGCACCGTGGCCGCCTACCGTCCGCAGGGCGCGCTTGAGCGTGGTGGCCGCCGCGCCGCTGCGACCGGCGACTACGAGGCATGGTCCCCGGACGCCTGA
- a CDS encoding regulatory protein RecX, with amino-acid sequence MSAKRRNPRPLDLPRLEEMALAYVARFATTQAKLRAYLVRKVRERGWEGEDAPPLDALVERYAQAGYVDDETWARMKAGSLLRRGYGARRVREALNQAGVDEDVREDMAPGEAQQREAALALARRRRLGPFSRQDEIDRPTREKHIAALLRAGHGLEVARRIIEARDERAAEEWVAEAFDE; translated from the coding sequence ATGTCTGCCAAGCGTCGCAATCCCCGTCCGCTCGACCTGCCTCGACTCGAGGAAATGGCGCTCGCCTATGTCGCGCGATTCGCCACAACGCAAGCCAAACTGCGTGCCTATCTGGTGCGCAAGGTGCGTGAACGCGGCTGGGAAGGTGAGGACGCGCCGCCGCTGGACGCGCTCGTGGAGCGGTATGCGCAAGCGGGTTACGTCGATGACGAGACCTGGGCCCGCATGAAGGCGGGCAGTCTGCTGCGGCGCGGTTACGGGGCACGCCGGGTGCGCGAAGCGCTCAACCAGGCCGGTGTGGACGAGGATGTGCGCGAGGATATGGCGCCGGGCGAGGCGCAGCAGCGCGAGGCGGCGCTGGCTCTTGCGCGAAGGCGCCGCCTAGGGCCGTTCTCGCGTCAGGACGAAATCGACCGCCCCACGCGCGAAAAGCACATTGCCGCGCTGCTGCGGGCCGGGCACGGGCTGGAGGTGGCGCGCCGCATCATCGAGGCACGCGATGAGCGCGCGGCAGAGGAATGGGTCGCCGAAGCGTTCGACGAGTGA
- the rplA gene encoding 50S ribosomal protein L1, whose amino-acid sequence MAKITKKQKSLTEKLGDNMKLYAVGEALQTLRDLKTTKFDETIEVAMNLGVDPRHADQMVRGMVSLPAGTGKTVKVAVFAKGDKADEALAAGADKVGAEDLMEDMQAGNLDYDRVIATPDMMGVVGRLGKLLGPKGLMPNPKLGTVTPNVTQAVKDAKGGQIEFRVEKQGIIHAGIGKMSFSDEDIQKNFAAFVDAIVKAKPSGAKGKYVQKIALSSSMGPGLKIDTAQVQGA is encoded by the coding sequence ATGGCCAAGATTACCAAGAAGCAGAAGTCGCTGACCGAAAAGCTGGGCGACAACATGAAGCTCTACGCCGTTGGCGAAGCGCTCCAGACCCTGCGTGACCTCAAGACCACCAAGTTCGACGAGACCATCGAAGTCGCGATGAACCTGGGCGTCGATCCGCGTCACGCCGACCAGATGGTTCGTGGCATGGTTTCGCTCCCGGCCGGCACCGGCAAGACCGTCAAGGTCGCCGTGTTCGCCAAGGGCGACAAGGCGGACGAAGCTCTCGCCGCTGGCGCCGACAAGGTTGGTGCGGAAGACCTCATGGAAGACATGCAGGCCGGCAACCTCGACTACGACCGCGTCATTGCCACCCCGGACATGATGGGCGTCGTCGGCCGTCTCGGTAAGCTGCTGGGCCCCAAGGGCCTCATGCCGAACCCGAAGCTGGGCACCGTCACCCCGAACGTGACGCAGGCCGTGAAGGACGCCAAGGGCGGCCAGATCGAGTTCCGCGTCGAGAAGCAGGGCATCATCCACGCCGGCATCGGCAAGATGTCGTTCTCGGATGAAGACATCCAGAAGAACTTCGCCGCGTTCGTCGATGCGATCGTCAAGGCGAAGCCCTCGGGCGCCAAGGGCAAGTACGTCCAGAAGATCGCGCTGTCCTCGTCGATGGGCCCCGGCCTCAAGATCGACACCGCGCAGGTCCAGGGCGCCTGA
- a CDS encoding fatty acyl-AMP ligase: MSDTISMVTKTDPALVATPNEDALARRFADFDTFCDALDYAAQGQRGFNFHDPRGKLKQVYPFRELRADAHKVAYALIARGVKPGDRIALIAETGADFAALFCATVYAGAWPVPLPLPTSFGGKDNYIEQLSVQLSSADPLLLIGPDEIAHLTSAAAERQGCGHATWADFAAKDAPATELPKASPDDICYLQYSSGSTRFPHGVAVTHRSLMSNLAAHSHGMQLIESDRCISWLPWYHDMGLVGCFLSLIANQVSGDYLKTEDFARRPLAWLDMITRNEGTSISYSPTFGYDICARRISSQTSVDERFDLARWRLAGNGADMIRPDVMQSFVNAFAPAGFKASAFLPSYGLAEATLAVTIMPPGEGIRVELVEEERLSGTPRDLSRPARYRAIVNCGKPVRDMEVVIRGENGQELADHQIGKVWCRGDSVMHSYFRDPESTAECLVDGWLDTGDMGYMAQGYLFIVGRAKDMIIINGKNHWPQDIEWAVEQLPGFNHGDIAAFSVETDAGEEAPAVLVHCRVSDPDKRLELRELIRDKVRSITGMNCVVELVPPKSLPRTSSGKLSRAKAKKLYLSGEIAPFQLAA, translated from the coding sequence ATGAGCGACACCATCAGCATGGTGACGAAGACCGATCCGGCGCTGGTCGCCACCCCGAACGAGGACGCGCTTGCGCGCCGGTTCGCGGACTTCGACACCTTCTGCGACGCCCTTGATTATGCGGCCCAGGGCCAGCGCGGCTTCAATTTCCACGATCCACGTGGAAAACTCAAACAGGTCTATCCCTTCCGCGAACTGCGCGCCGACGCGCACAAGGTCGCCTACGCGCTGATCGCACGCGGCGTGAAGCCGGGTGACCGTATCGCGCTGATCGCCGAGACCGGTGCGGACTTCGCGGCGCTGTTCTGCGCGACCGTCTACGCGGGCGCCTGGCCGGTGCCGCTGCCGCTGCCCACCAGCTTTGGCGGCAAGGACAACTACATCGAGCAGCTTTCGGTCCAGCTTTCGAGCGCGGACCCGCTGCTGCTCATTGGCCCGGACGAGATCGCCCACCTCACCTCGGCCGCGGCTGAGCGCCAGGGCTGTGGTCACGCGACCTGGGCCGATTTCGCCGCCAAGGACGCGCCGGCGACCGAACTGCCCAAGGCCAGCCCCGACGACATCTGCTACCTGCAGTACTCGAGCGGCTCGACCCGCTTCCCGCATGGCGTGGCGGTCACCCACCGCTCGCTCATGTCGAACCTGGCCGCGCACAGCCACGGCATGCAGCTGATCGAGAGCGACCGCTGCATCTCCTGGCTGCCCTGGTACCACGACATGGGCCTTGTCGGCTGCTTCCTCTCGCTGATCGCGAACCAGGTCTCGGGCGACTACCTCAAGACCGAGGACTTCGCGCGCCGTCCGCTCGCCTGGCTCGACATGATCACGCGCAACGAGGGCACCTCGATCTCGTACTCGCCGACCTTCGGCTACGATATCTGCGCACGCCGCATTTCCAGCCAGACCAGCGTGGATGAGCGCTTCGACCTCGCGCGCTGGCGCCTTGCCGGCAACGGCGCGGACATGATCCGCCCCGATGTCATGCAGAGCTTCGTCAACGCCTTTGCCCCGGCCGGCTTCAAGGCCAGCGCGTTCCTGCCCAGCTACGGCCTTGCCGAGGCGACCCTGGCGGTCACGATCATGCCGCCGGGCGAAGGCATCCGCGTCGAACTGGTCGAGGAAGAGCGCCTCTCGGGCACGCCCCGCGACCTCAGCCGTCCGGCCCGCTACCGCGCCATCGTCAACTGTGGCAAGCCCGTGCGCGACATGGAAGTGGTGATCCGCGGCGAGAACGGCCAGGAACTCGCCGACCACCAGATCGGCAAGGTCTGGTGCCGCGGTGACAGCGTCATGCATTCGTACTTCCGCGACCCCGAATCGACGGCGGAATGCCTCGTCGATGGCTGGCTCGATACCGGCGACATGGGCTACATGGCGCAGGGGTACCTGTTCATCGTCGGCCGCGCGAAGGACATGATCATCATCAACGGCAAGAACCACTGGCCTCAGGACATCGAGTGGGCCGTGGAGCAGCTGCCCGGCTTCAACCACGGTGACATCGCGGCCTTCTCGGTCGAGACCGACGCCGGTGAAGAAGCCCCTGCCGTGCTCGTCCATTGCCGCGTCTCGGACCCGGACAAGCGCCTCGAACTGCGCGAACTGATTCGCGACAAGGTCCGTTCGATCACCGGCATGAACTGCGTGGTCGAACTGGTTCCGCCCAAGAGCCTGCCGCGCACCAGTTCGGGCAAGCTCAGCCGCGCCAAGGCCAAGAAGCTTTACCTTTCGGGCGAGATCGCCCCCTTCCAGCTGGCCGCCTGA
- the secE gene encoding preprotein translocase subunit SecE, with protein MAKINPGEFMRQVQAETRKIHWPSRQETVTTAIFVGIMTVLLATFFLGVDALFGWVVSSLLSLL; from the coding sequence ATGGCCAAGATCAATCCCGGCGAATTCATGCGCCAGGTTCAGGCAGAAACGCGCAAGATCCACTGGCCCTCGCGCCAGGAAACGGTGACGACCGCGATTTTCGTTGGCATCATGACGGTGCTGCTTGCGACGTTCTTCCTGGGCGTGGACGCGCTTTTCGGCTGGGTCGTCAGCTCGCTGCTGTCGCTCCTGTGA
- the rplK gene encoding 50S ribosomal protein L11, which produces MAKKIEGYIKLQVPAGAANPSPPIGPALGQRGVNIMEFCKAFNAATQEMEKGMPIPTIITVYADRSFTFVTKTPPATFLIKKAANLKSGSKEPGKVSAGKIARSKLTEIAEVKMKDLNANDLDAATRIIEGSARAMGLEVTEG; this is translated from the coding sequence GTGGCCAAGAAAATTGAAGGTTACATCAAGCTGCAGGTGCCCGCGGGCGCAGCAAACCCCTCGCCGCCGATCGGTCCGGCGCTGGGTCAGCGCGGCGTGAACATCATGGAATTCTGCAAGGCGTTCAATGCCGCCACGCAGGAGATGGAAAAGGGCATGCCGATCCCGACCATCATCACCGTGTACGCCGACCGCAGCTTCACGTTCGTCACCAAGACGCCGCCCGCCACCTTCCTCATCAAGAAGGCTGCCAACCTCAAGTCCGGCTCGAAGGAGCCCGGCAAGGTTTCGGCCGGAAAGATCGCGCGTTCGAAGCTGACCGAGATCGCCGAAGTCAAGATGAAGGATCTCAACGCCAACGATCTCGACGCGGCAACCCGCATCATCGAAGGCTCGGCCCGCGCGATGGGTCTCGAAGTGACGGAGGGCTGA
- a CDS encoding TolC family outer membrane protein: MLLRLPLRRVPALALPCLLAVSLPLTAPQSRAETLAEALASAYAGNPQLQGNRDLVAASDELVVQARAAYGPSLSLSAQHTFTAARTRGTALPAEDQGFASSVELSLNQPLFTSGRLAAGIDAAEATRLSAREALRGQTQQLLLDVVSAYVGVRRDTQLYAIAVENYELLRGQNDVIAARYALRDSTRPDLEQTANRLELAAGRVIEARATVEASAARYRHLVGHYPQDLAPPPPLPALSTLETLYVTAERYNPNLAAATLTAEASRAQVRAARAQMRPQVSAFSALSRSPLSPYQNTVREEAVSAGVRLTLQLYSGGLQSSALRQAITANLADQQFVEEARRTMRETLAANWSRLQAAEASLPRYRAAVQAGERAVDGVSRQETAGIRTLRDVLQVTNDLLNARTAAAQTEAEIYLRQAALLRDTGILSITTLTDHAPYDPDTRVPGIARYAGHPVRIVMEPIDRLLQPRAGREAPIVREDASYFEWSETLPDPLSPPVLHDDEAIP; the protein is encoded by the coding sequence TTGCTCCTTCGCTTGCCCTTGCGCCGCGTACCCGCCCTTGCGCTGCCATGCCTGCTGGCCGTCTCGCTCCCGCTGACCGCGCCCCAGAGCCGTGCCGAAACGCTCGCCGAAGCGCTTGCCTCGGCCTACGCGGGCAATCCGCAATTGCAGGGGAACCGCGATCTTGTCGCGGCCAGCGATGAACTCGTGGTGCAGGCACGCGCGGCCTATGGCCCCAGCCTCAGCCTTTCCGCGCAGCACACCTTCACGGCAGCGCGCACCCGTGGCACCGCACTGCCCGCCGAGGACCAGGGATTTGCATCCAGTGTGGAGCTATCGCTGAACCAACCGCTCTTCACATCCGGGCGCCTGGCCGCAGGAATAGACGCGGCCGAAGCGACCCGCCTGTCCGCACGTGAGGCGCTGCGCGGGCAGACCCAGCAACTCCTGCTCGACGTCGTATCCGCCTATGTCGGCGTGCGCCGTGACACCCAACTCTATGCCATTGCGGTCGAAAACTACGAACTGCTGCGTGGCCAGAACGATGTCATCGCCGCGCGCTACGCCCTGCGCGACTCCACCCGGCCCGATCTGGAGCAGACCGCCAACCGACTCGAACTTGCTGCCGGACGCGTCATCGAAGCGCGCGCAACGGTGGAAGCAAGTGCGGCGCGTTACCGCCATCTTGTCGGACACTATCCGCAGGACCTGGCGCCCCCTCCGCCGCTGCCCGCCCTCTCCACGCTGGAAACGCTTTACGTGACCGCAGAGAGGTACAACCCGAACCTGGCCGCCGCCACGCTGACAGCCGAAGCCTCGCGGGCGCAGGTGCGCGCCGCTAGGGCCCAGATGCGCCCCCAGGTCAGCGCCTTCTCCGCCCTCTCGCGCTCCCCCCTCTCCCCCTACCAGAACACCGTGCGGGAAGAGGCGGTGAGCGCGGGCGTACGACTGACGCTCCAGCTCTATTCCGGCGGACTGCAATCGTCTGCGCTGCGCCAGGCGATCACGGCGAACCTGGCCGACCAGCAATTCGTGGAGGAAGCCCGCCGAACCATGCGCGAGACACTCGCCGCCAACTGGAGCCGCCTTCAGGCCGCCGAGGCTTCGCTTCCACGCTACCGCGCGGCCGTGCAGGCGGGCGAACGCGCCGTGGACGGCGTCTCGCGCCAGGAGACCGCGGGCATCCGCACCTTGCGCGATGTGCTTCAGGTCACCAACGATCTGCTCAACGCGCGCACGGCCGCGGCCCAGACCGAAGCGGAAATCTACCTGCGCCAGGCCGCGCTATTGCGCGACACCGGGATCCTCTCGATCACCACACTGACCGACCACGCGCCTTACGATCCGGACACACGCGTCCCCGGCATCGCGCGTTACGCGGGCCATCCGGTGCGCATCGTGATGGAGCCGATTGACCGCCTCCTCCAGCCCCGGGCCGGACGCGAAGCGCCCATCGTACGCGAGGACGCCTCCTACTTCGAGTGGAGCGAGACCTTGCCCGACCCGCTCTCACCGCCTGTGCTGCACGATGACGAGGCCATCCCCTGA
- a CDS encoding glycine zipper 2TM domain-containing protein has product MRNLILAAAMTAVAAPATLVATTTEVAARDHHRYHRTDNGIRYWKDDRGRYRCKKSNGTTGLLIGGVAGALAGRAVDTRGDRTMGTVVGAAAGALLGREVDRSTSKPKCR; this is encoded by the coding sequence ATGCGTAACCTCATTCTCGCCGCCGCCATGACGGCTGTCGCCGCCCCCGCAACGCTCGTCGCCACCACGACCGAAGTGGCCGCGCGCGACCACCACCGCTACCACCGCACCGACAATGGCATCCGCTACTGGAAGGATGACCGCGGCCGCTACCGCTGCAAGAAGTCCAACGGCACGACCGGCCTGCTGATCGGTGGCGTCGCAGGTGCCCTTGCAGGCCGCGCCGTTGATACAAGGGGCGACCGCACCATGGGCACCGTGGTCGGCGCGGCCGCGGGCGCACTGCTTGGCCGCGAAGTCGACCGCAGCACCAGCAAGCCCAAGTGCCGCTGA
- the nusG gene encoding transcription termination/antitermination protein NusG translates to MARWYIIHAYSGFENKVKEAIIAEAERMGLSQLVEDIQVPSETVTEVKRGKKVQVERKTMPGYVLAKLGLNDDVYHLVKNTPKVSGFLGVNGKPQAISETEASRYFGAAEAAAAEPRKQVSVDYEIGDSVKVLEGPFASFNGIVEELDFDKSRVKVSVSIFGRATPVELDFEHVELSK, encoded by the coding sequence ATGGCCCGCTGGTACATCATCCACGCCTATTCCGGCTTCGAGAACAAGGTGAAGGAAGCCATCATCGCCGAGGCCGAACGCATGGGCCTCTCGCAGCTTGTCGAGGACATCCAGGTCCCGTCCGAGACGGTGACCGAGGTCAAGCGCGGCAAGAAGGTCCAGGTCGAGCGCAAGACCATGCCGGGCTACGTGCTCGCCAAGCTGGGCCTGAACGACGATGTCTACCACCTCGTCAAGAACACCCCCAAGGTGTCCGGCTTCCTGGGCGTCAACGGCAAGCCGCAGGCGATCAGTGAAACCGAGGCCTCGCGCTACTTCGGCGCGGCCGAAGCCGCCGCTGCCGAGCCGCGCAAGCAGGTCAGCGTCGATTACGAGATCGGCGATTCGGTCAAGGTGCTGGAAGGCCCCTTCGCGAGCTTCAACGGCATCGTCGAGGAACTCGATTTCGACAAGAGCCGCGTCAAGGTCTCGGTCTCGATCTTTGGCCGCGCGACGCCGGTCGAACTCGACTTCGAGCACGTCGAGCTCAGCAAGTAA
- a CDS encoding DUF2721 domain-containing protein encodes MITQTIQLALTPVFVLVAIGNILNILSTRLGRVVDRARLLQKLYAETEGGEHDGIVREIRLVDRRIKIITRAIRLMVLSALAIGSTVAVLFLQGLAGLDLHVLAAGIFLVSIVLLLIALVLFLQETQVAADALQVPADLLELHRNI; translated from the coding sequence ATGATCACGCAAACCATCCAACTCGCCCTGACCCCTGTGTTCGTGCTGGTGGCTATCGGCAACATTCTCAACATCCTGTCCACCCGGCTGGGACGGGTCGTCGACCGGGCGCGGCTGCTGCAGAAGCTCTATGCCGAGACCGAGGGCGGAGAACATGATGGCATCGTGCGCGAAATTCGTCTGGTCGACCGCCGCATCAAGATCATCACGCGCGCGATTCGCCTGATGGTGCTTTCGGCGCTCGCGATCGGTTCGACGGTCGCGGTGCTTTTCCTGCAAGGGCTGGCCGGGCTTGACCTGCATGTCCTGGCCGCCGGGATCTTCCTTGTTTCCATCGTCCTGCTGCTGATTGCGCTCGTCCTGTTCCTTCAGGAAACCCAGGTGGCGGCAGACGCCCTGCAGGTTCCGGCCGATCTCCTCGAGCTGCATCGCAATATCTGA
- a CDS encoding TonB family protein — MGAGRTSSETSAQARGYRASVGARLPVILVVAGLHVLLAFVVVNMFAPGLAENVVAAGERLAVTFTPEPPEPPEDPVEEPAPAPDPAPEPEGASAEAGERAHAKPVAAPEAPVALRPRPAPPVSGDGNEDDAGAGDTGEGTGASGEGLGPGAGRRGLGQGGGGGGTPTVKIAGDISSARDYPRKSRKLRLGHSVVIDLRVGTEGRVTGCRIVRSSPDPAADRITCELAQARFRFRPATNGAGEPIPAVYRWQQRWFVP; from the coding sequence ATGGGCGCAGGCCGTACATCTTCCGAGACATCCGCGCAGGCTCGCGGTTATCGGGCCTCTGTCGGGGCAAGGCTGCCGGTCATTCTGGTCGTTGCGGGCCTGCACGTTCTGCTCGCCTTCGTGGTTGTGAACATGTTCGCGCCCGGCCTGGCCGAGAACGTTGTTGCGGCGGGCGAGCGGCTGGCCGTGACGTTCACGCCCGAGCCGCCCGAACCGCCCGAAGATCCGGTGGAAGAGCCTGCACCTGCGCCAGACCCTGCTCCCGAGCCGGAAGGTGCCTCGGCCGAGGCGGGAGAACGCGCGCACGCCAAGCCGGTTGCCGCGCCCGAGGCCCCCGTGGCCCTGCGTCCCCGCCCCGCACCACCGGTTTCGGGCGATGGCAACGAAGATGATGCGGGCGCGGGGGACACAGGTGAGGGCACCGGGGCCTCGGGCGAAGGGCTGGGGCCCGGCGCCGGGCGCCGCGGCTTGGGACAGGGCGGAGGTGGTGGTGGCACGCCCACCGTGAAAATCGCGGGAGACATCAGTTCGGCGCGCGACTATCCCCGAAAGAGCCGCAAGCTGCGTCTTGGCCATTCGGTCGTCATCGATCTGCGCGTCGGGACCGAGGGGCGCGTGACAGGCTGCCGCATCGTGCGTTCCAGCCCCGATCCGGCGGCGGACCGTATTACCTGCGAACTGGCGCAGGCTCGCTTCCGCTTTCGCCCGGCAACCAACGGTGCAGGCGAGCCGATCCCGGCGGTCTACCGCTGGCAGCAGCGCTGGTTCGTGCCCTGA
- a CDS encoding type I secretion system permease/ATPase, whose protein sequence is MLNPFGRLSQDLRDALRGLGRVAPVVLVISSVYNVLLLSGSFFMLLVYDDVLPSRSLPSLFSLLALVLLAYVFQAVLDVVRGRIMVHVGSRFLEETSGRVLDILARFELSRGSLPNGTQVVRDADTVRGFLSGPGPLALVDLPWILVYLGVLSVFHWSLGLLALVGVGVLVTLMVANNRSTGPLALETMKAGARRASLAEATLRNAETLKALGMAPSRREEWTEAEAAYLRANEAFSARASTLSGATKAFRMFLQSATLALGAYLVIEGQATGGIIIASSILSSRALAPVEQVIAHWKSMVACGQALGRMRELMEAVPAHAEPLGLEPPREALRVQGLTAGPPGLKRVTLAEVRFSLKAGDALAVVGRSGSGKTTLARVLCGVWSPLRGAVRLDGATLDQWSAPQIAQFMGYVPQKIELFEGTIAQNIARFRPDADRDKILAAARAADCHELIVRLEGGYDGRIGPGGGGLSAGQQQRIALARALYGDPFLVVMDEPNSNLDHEGEAALAHAIAALRARGGIAIVIAHRPAIVSQVSHIMVMNGGRVERFETRAEFEARMRPGKEAPKGATTGRTAGANAPDGEAAQALRTVRMEEELDQ, encoded by the coding sequence ATGCTGAATCCGTTCGGACGCCTTTCGCAGGACCTGCGTGACGCCCTCAGGGGACTTGGCCGCGTGGCTCCGGTCGTGCTGGTCATCAGCAGTGTCTACAACGTCCTGCTGCTTTCGGGCTCGTTCTTCATGCTGCTGGTCTACGACGATGTCCTGCCCAGTCGCTCGCTTCCCTCGCTGTTCAGCCTGCTGGCGCTCGTGCTGCTCGCCTACGTGTTCCAGGCCGTGCTCGATGTCGTGCGCGGGCGGATCATGGTTCATGTCGGATCGCGCTTCCTGGAGGAGACCAGCGGGCGCGTGCTCGACATTCTCGCCCGCTTCGAGCTTTCCCGTGGCAGCCTGCCCAACGGGACCCAGGTGGTTCGCGATGCCGATACCGTGCGCGGGTTCCTGTCGGGGCCGGGCCCCCTCGCGCTTGTCGATCTGCCTTGGATCCTCGTCTATCTGGGGGTCCTCAGCGTATTCCACTGGAGCCTGGGCCTGCTTGCGCTGGTGGGGGTGGGCGTGCTGGTCACGCTGATGGTGGCCAACAACCGCTCCACTGGCCCGCTAGCGCTCGAGACGATGAAGGCGGGCGCGCGGCGCGCGTCGCTGGCCGAGGCCACCTTGCGCAACGCCGAGACGCTGAAGGCTCTGGGAATGGCGCCATCTCGCCGGGAGGAGTGGACCGAGGCCGAGGCGGCGTACCTGCGCGCGAACGAAGCCTTCTCCGCGCGGGCCAGCACGCTGTCGGGGGCGACCAAGGCGTTCCGCATGTTCCTCCAGTCCGCCACCCTGGCACTCGGCGCCTATCTGGTGATCGAGGGGCAGGCGACGGGGGGGATCATCATCGCCAGCTCGATCCTGTCCTCGCGGGCACTGGCTCCGGTGGAGCAGGTGATTGCCCATTGGAAATCGATGGTGGCCTGTGGCCAGGCGCTGGGGCGCATGCGCGAGCTGATGGAAGCTGTCCCCGCGCACGCCGAACCGTTGGGGCTTGAGCCCCCGCGCGAGGCTTTGCGTGTACAGGGGCTGACCGCGGGACCTCCGGGGCTCAAGCGGGTAACACTTGCCGAGGTACGCTTCTCTCTCAAGGCCGGGGATGCGCTGGCCGTGGTCGGACGCAGCGGCTCGGGAAAGACCACGCTGGCGCGTGTGCTGTGCGGGGTCTGGAGCCCGCTGCGCGGTGCGGTGCGGCTCGACGGGGCGACGTTGGATCAATGGTCGGCGCCGCAGATCGCACAGTTCATGGGCTACGTACCCCAGAAGATCGAGCTGTTCGAGGGCACGATTGCCCAGAATATCGCGCGGTTTCGTCCCGATGCGGACCGGGATAAGATTCTGGCCGCGGCCCGTGCGGCGGACTGCCACGAACTGATCGTGCGCCTGGAAGGGGGCTATGACGGACGGATCGGCCCGGGCGGAGGAGGTCTCTCGGCCGGGCAGCAACAGCGCATCGCGCTGGCCCGCGCGCTCTACGGCGATCCGTTCCTCGTGGTCATGGACGAGCCCAACAGCAATCTCGACCACGAAGGTGAGGCCGCGCTGGCCCATGCCATCGCGGCGCTGCGCGCGCGCGGCGGTATTGCGATCGTCATCGCGCACCGTCCCGCCATCGTTTCGCAGGTGAGCCACATCATGGTGATGAACGGCGGACGTGTCGAACGCTTTGAAACGCGGGCGGAGTTCGAGGCACGCATGCGCCCGGGCAAGGAGGCTCCGAAAGGGGCGACGACCGGCAGGACCGCAGGAGCCAATGCCCCGGACGGCGAGGCTGCGCAGGCGCTGCGCACGGTGCGCATGGAAGAGGAACTCGATCAGTGA
- the aat gene encoding leucyl/phenylalanyl-tRNA--protein transferase, with protein sequence MLAYRSGIFPMADSREDPEVFWIEPRMRAILPLEGLHVSHSLARTLKRGRFEVTCNAAFSQVMDACAAPRAVRPSELEEDGDETGESWISHRIQRSYEMLHTLGLAHSVECWQRDAQTGERVLVGGLYGVGFDRVFCGESMFSRTRDSSKVALCWLVAALRRGGAQLLDCQFITSHLASLGAVEIPQARYLTLLNDAQDEPETPDQSAALSLPDAFAALLDDAGEAEPSSSPRKFIAQFLTQTS encoded by the coding sequence ATGCTGGCCTATCGCAGCGGGATCTTTCCGATGGCCGACAGCCGCGAGGACCCCGAGGTCTTCTGGATCGAGCCTCGCATGCGCGCGATCCTGCCGCTCGAAGGCCTCCACGTCTCGCACTCGCTCGCCCGCACGTTGAAGCGGGGCCGCTTCGAAGTCACCTGCAATGCCGCCTTCTCGCAGGTCATGGACGCCTGCGCCGCGCCGCGTGCCGTACGCCCGTCCGAGCTTGAGGAGGATGGCGACGAGACCGGCGAAAGCTGGATCAGCCACCGCATCCAGCGCAGTTACGAGATGCTGCATACTCTGGGCCTCGCCCATTCGGTCGAGTGCTGGCAGCGCGACGCACAAACAGGCGAGCGCGTCTTGGTCGGCGGGCTCTACGGGGTCGGCTTCGATCGGGTCTTCTGCGGGGAGAGCATGTTCTCGCGCACGCGCGATTCGTCCAAAGTCGCCCTGTGCTGGCTCGTCGCGGCGCTGCGCCGGGGCGGAGCACAGTTGCTCGACTGCCAGTTCATCACCTCGCACCTCGCCTCGCTCGGCGCGGTGGAGATTCCGCAAGCGCGGTACCTGACCTTGTTGAATGACGCTCAGGACGAGCCGGAAACGCCGGATCAGTCCGCGGCGTTATCACTTCCGGATGCGTTTGCTGCGCTGCTGGACGATGCAGGCGAAGCGGAACCGTCCTCTTCACCCAGGAAATTCATCGCGCAGTTCTTGACCCAGACGTCATAG